ATGATAATTGAAGACCTCTTTCAATTGCGCCACAGAAAGGTCATTCGTCGGATCATTATCTTTCAGCGCATCGGCGGCGATTTTATTCCAGCCGCCTTCAAAGGGATAGTATTGCCGCCGCGTATAAATATCCCACGCGCCGCCATCAGTGCCTTTGTCTGAAACAGCCGGATCAAGAAACGGCCGCATATAATAAGCGTTCGGATCTTTTGGGCCGGGGCCAAAATGATAATCCGGCTGGCTGTAGCGGACAATGCCGTCGAAGGTGTATTTGTCGCGCAAACCTTCTTTGGTGACCACCGTCACCTGGCCGGCGCGGACGTTGCCGTATTCCGCATTGAAACCGCCGGTCTGAACTTGGACTTCGTCAATAGCCGTATAGCTGACGGAGTTAAACGCCTGATTGTCGCGTCCATCCCGCAGTGAAAGGCCGTCGACGGTGAAATTGATTTGATCACGGCCGCCGCCGCGAATGACGAAACCTTTTTCAACGCCGGCTTGCAGATCGATGATTTGCTGCACGCTGGTGCGCGGCAGGTTTTGAATTTCCACGGCGCTGATGTTGGCGACATTGCCCGAGATATCCGGCTGCACCACCGGGCGCTCGGCGATGACTGTCACTTCTCCGGCCTGCACCGCTTCTTCTTGCAGCGCAAAATTTCCCGTGAAATCAACCGTTGTCGTCAAGTCGATCAACACCCGCACGTTGGTTTGCACCACCGGGCCATAGCCGATAATGCTCGCCCGCACCGAGTACGAGCCTGGGGGAATTTGCAGAATGAAATATCTGCCGTCCACATCGGTCACTGCACCCAGATTCGTTCCGACCACGACCACATTAACGCCTGGCAGACCCTGGCCCGTCTTTTTATCAACCACTTGCCCAGCGATCTTGCCAGTGGTGCCAGCATGAACAGCCGACCATGCCATGAGAAAGAACAACGTGGCAACGGTGCACACGCCGAACAACCTCGTAAGGAAAACCTTCATACCCGTCCTCCTCGCTTGATGGTTAGTGAGGTGATTTAGGTTAATTATTTACAACACCATTATAAAAATTATTCTTGGGCGGGAAAATTCGCCTGAACTCGAGACAGCAAAAACTCTGATCAAATTCGTGTAGTCCGTTGTTGTAAACTTTAGGGTATCTTAAAAAATACCGCTCACACAATTTCAACAACTTTGGATACGACTTAATGACTTGAGACGTAAAATTCGGCGAATCTGATGTTGAAGCCAAGTCTAAAACTCCAGACCGAAAGACCGGTCACACACGAAGAAGAATCGAGGAAAACAACCGCGCAAAATCGAAGGTGAAGGTGTTACTCTCTCCAAATACTAAGTCTAATAAATATCGACAATTTTTATGCCGTAAGGAAATATTTAAAAACCCATGACTAACACATTATAAATAAACAACCACTCCGTTACCACCACAACAGAATTGTGCAATAGATTGCACGCCACCATGACCAAGACTTGCACACCATCGCTCAAAGTGAAGGAAAACGTTTTCCGGAATTTAAACTTTTTTTTTGCATTGTCAAGCATTTTTTTGTAAATTTTGTAAATTTTTTTCGGATCGTCCCAGGCGATTTTGCTCGATCATCATAAATAAGGAGTTCTCATGTCCCCGAAAATGGCCGTTTTGCTTTTGCTCTGGTTGGTTTTATCATGCAGCCGTCATGAAAAATCATCCGCTCCCACTTCGCAAAAATTAACCACCACGCGCGAAAAATTCAGCTACGCGCTCGGCTACGATTTCGGCCCGAATATGGAACATATCAAATCCGGCGTCGACCTCCAATTCTTCATGCGCGGCCTCGAAGATTATTTGAATAAAAAGGAAGCGCTGGTGCCGATGGAAGAGCGCCAGCGCCTGCGGGCCGAGGAATTTACGCGCATCGGCGACGAATATATCGCCCAGCAAAAAGAAGAAGCGCAGAAAAGGCTGCAAGCCGGCGAAGCCTTTCTCGCCGAAAACCAAAAGCAGCCCGGCGTCGTCACCACCGCCAGCGGCTTGCAATATCTGGTTTTGACGGAGGGCCACGGCCGCCAGCCCGGTTTAAATGATCGCGTCAAAATCAAATATCGCGGCGCTTTTATCGACGGCACGGAATTCGTCAGTACGGAAAGGTTTTCGGGAAAACCCTCGACGCTGCTCGTCCGAAGCGGCATTCCCGGTTGGGTCGAAGGCTTTCAACTCATGCGCACTGGCAGCAGCTATCGTTTCTTTCTTCATCCCCGCCTGGCCTATGGAGAAATCGGCCAAAAACCCGACATCCCGCCGAACGCCACCTTGATTTATGATGTCGAATTGGTGGAAATCATGACCGACGAGGAATAAAATCGCTTTTCGGTTCCGTTTACCATTTGGGTTCAATTTTCCGCTTGCATCTGAGCGCCAGTGTGATTATATTCTGGCGTCATCAAGGGTATCAATTTTATTTCTTTGGTTCAATTATGGCCACAACGATTGTACCAACTCTTCCGCCGCGCCAAAATGTTCATCGTGAGAAAAGTCTCGCTGCTGGCGGTGTCTTGCAGCGCGAAGAAGAGTATCTCCCGGAATCGGATGGGAAACCCATGGCTGAAACCGATCGTCATCGCGACCAGATGGTGGACTTGCTGCATGCCTTGCAAGAACACTTCCGCGAGAATCCGCAGGTCTATGTGAGCGGCAATATTTTCGTTTATTATCTCGATGAAAATGGAGATCGCCAGTCGGTCTCGCCGGATATTTTGGTGGTGTTTGGCGTGGAGAAAAAGGAGCGCCGCATCTACAAAATCGACGAAGAAGGCAAAGGGCCGGAGGTCGTCATCGAGTTGACATCCCCCAGCACCAAAGTCGAAGATTTGGTGACGAAACATTACATCTACGCCAATCTCGGCGTTCGGGAATATTTTCTTTTCGATCCTTATGGCGAAACTGCTCAACCGCCTTTGCGCGGTTTCCGGCTCAAAGGTGGCGAATACGTGCCGATAGCCGGAAATGTGCTCACTAGTGAAGTTCTGGGATTGGTGTTAAAAGTCGAAGAAAACGAACTGCGGCTGTACCATCCTGAAACCAGTGAACGTTTGCGAACTCCGGCAGAAGCTGAAGCCGCGCGACGCGAAGCCGAAGCCGCACGCCAACAGGCCGAAGCCGCGCGCCAACAGGCCGAAGCCGCGCGCCAACAGGCCGAAGCCGCGCGCCAACAGGCCGAAGCCGCGCGCCAACAGGCCGAAGCCGCGCGACGGGAAGCTGAAGTTGCACGACGCCAAGCCGAAGCCTTAGCAGAAAAAGAATCAGCCGCGCGGCAAGCTGCTGAAACAGAACTCGCGCGCCTGCAAAAAGAGCTGGCGAAACTGCAAGCGAAATCATGATAATCCGCGCTTGATCAAATCGACAATCACCGTTGGCTCTTGCATCACGTCGACGGTGAGCACGCCCTCCGGCTCCTCCAGCGTCTCAAATTGGCTTTGCAAAAGGTTCGGGTTCATAAAATGGTCTCGCCGCTCCTGCAAACGCTGTTGTATGAGGGCGAATTCCCCTTTTAAATACACGAATCGAATCTCCTCCGGCCGGCCTTGCTGCAGCCGGTCGCGATATCTTTGCTTGAGCGCCGAACAGGCTAAAATGGCATTCGCGCCGTTTTGAAGTTGTTGCTCGATCAGTCGTCGCAAGGTTGCCAACCACAAGTCACGATCATCATCATCAAGGGGAATGCCGCTACGCATCTTTTTGATATTCGCTTCAGGATGAAAATCGTCGCCGTCATAAAACGGCCAACCGAGCGCCTCGGCCAAAAGCCGCCCGATCACCGTTTTGCCGGCGCCGGAAACGCCCATGAGGATGATAATCATAACAAGTAAAACGTGAGACGTAAAGCGTATCAAATTGCAATAAGCAACGCCAGTACAAAAACCACAGCAAACCCCACCAGCGACATCAACGTCACCGCCACGGTCCACGAACGCAGGGTATCTTTTTCGCTCAAGCCGAAATAACGATTGATCAGCCAAAAGCCAGAGTCGTTGACGTGTGACATGATTGACGCGCCGGCGGCAATCGCCACCACCATCAAGCCCAAAACCGGGCCATGCATCTGGAGCGTGGTCACGACCGGCGACATGATGCCGGCAGCGGTGATCATCGCCACCGTCGCGGAACCCTGGGTGATGCGAATAATCGCGGCCGCGATGAACGCGAGCAAAATCGGCGGCAAAGGCGAAGCCGCCATCATTTTGCCCAAAACGTTGCCGACGCCGGAATCGATCAAAACCTGTTTGAAAACACCGCCGGCGCCGGTGACCAAAATGATGATGCCGGCCGGCTCCAGTGCTTTGGTGGCGATTTTCCGGACTTCTTCGTGCGAATACCCGCGCCGCACGCCCAACAAATAAAAAGCCAGCAGCGTTGCCAGAATGAGCGCCACAAACGGATGTCCGACGAAGGCGAGAAAGCTTCGCGTTGCCCCGGGTTCCAACCAGGCGCTGGACACGGTATTTAAAATAATCAGCAAGAGGGGAATGAAAATAATGCCGGCGACGGTTCCGAAGCGCGGCAATTCCTTGTCATCAGCGCGCTTCTGATTTTCAAGCTGAAAATAATCCGGCACGGTGGCGGGAATGCGCGCCGCAAGATATCGCGCGAACAACGGGCCGGCGATAATCACCGCCGGAATTCCCGCGATGACACCGAACAAAATCACCCAGCCGAGATCGGCCCGCAGCAATTCCGCCACGGCTATCGGGCCGGGCGTCGGTGGCACGAAGGCGTGCGTCGCCGCCAATCCGACCACCAGCGGAATGCCGTAATAAAGCAGCGAACGGCCGGTTTTGCGCGCCAAGCCGTGCACCAGCGGCACGATGATGATGAAGCCGACATCGAAAAAAATCGGGATGGCCACGATGAAACCGCTCAACGCCAGCGCCCACTGCGCCTTGGCCTCGCCGAATTTTTTCAACAATTCCTGCGCCAGCCGTTCGACGCCGCCGGAAACTTCCAGCAGTTGCCCCAGCATCGCTCCCAATCCGACGACGACGGCGACGAATCCGAGCGTCTCCCCCATTCCTTTTTTAATCGAGTCCAGGACGTTGATCAACGGCATTCCCACGGCGATGCCGGCGAGCACGCTTACCAAAAGCAACGCGACGAAGGCTTGCAGCTTGACGCGGATGACGAGGAAAAGGAGAAGTAAAATTCCCGCGAGGGCAACGAAGATGGGCATAATAATTGCGTTTTTTGATCAATTGTAGCGAGAGGTTTGCCGTATTTTGTAATACAACATGGCGGCAAAATACAGCAGATATTTTAGCGGCGTGCCGTA
The window above is part of the candidate division KSB1 bacterium genome. Proteins encoded here:
- a CDS encoding FKBP-type peptidyl-prolyl cis-trans isomerase, with product MSPKMAVLLLLWLVLSCSRHEKSSAPTSQKLTTTREKFSYALGYDFGPNMEHIKSGVDLQFFMRGLEDYLNKKEALVPMEERQRLRAEEFTRIGDEYIAQQKEEAQKRLQAGEAFLAENQKQPGVVTTASGLQYLVLTEGHGRQPGLNDRVKIKYRGAFIDGTEFVSTERFSGKPSTLLVRSGIPGWVEGFQLMRTGSSYRFFLHPRLAYGEIGQKPDIPPNATLIYDVELVEIMTDEE
- a CDS encoding Uma2 family endonuclease, which produces MATTIVPTLPPRQNVHREKSLAAGGVLQREEEYLPESDGKPMAETDRHRDQMVDLLHALQEHFRENPQVYVSGNIFVYYLDENGDRQSVSPDILVVFGVEKKERRIYKIDEEGKGPEVVIELTSPSTKVEDLVTKHYIYANLGVREYFLFDPYGETAQPPLRGFRLKGGEYVPIAGNVLTSEVLGLVLKVEENELRLYHPETSERLRTPAEAEAARREAEAARQQAEAARQQAEAARQQAEAARQQAEAARQQAEAARREAEVARRQAEALAEKESAARQAAETELARLQKELAKLQAKS
- a CDS encoding gluconokinase, which produces MIIILMGVSGAGKTVIGRLLAEALGWPFYDGDDFHPEANIKKMRSGIPLDDDDRDLWLATLRRLIEQQLQNGANAILACSALKQRYRDRLQQGRPEEIRFVYLKGEFALIQQRLQERRDHFMNPNLLQSQFETLEEPEGVLTVDVMQEPTVIVDLIKRGLS
- a CDS encoding GntP family permease, whose product is MPIFVALAGILLLLFLVIRVKLQAFVALLLVSVLAGIAVGMPLINVLDSIKKGMGETLGFVAVVVGLGAMLGQLLEVSGGVERLAQELLKKFGEAKAQWALALSGFIVAIPIFFDVGFIIIVPLVHGLARKTGRSLLYYGIPLVVGLAATHAFVPPTPGPIAVAELLRADLGWVILFGVIAGIPAVIIAGPLFARYLAARIPATVPDYFQLENQKRADDKELPRFGTVAGIIFIPLLLIILNTVSSAWLEPGATRSFLAFVGHPFVALILATLLAFYLLGVRRGYSHEEVRKIATKALEPAGIIILVTGAGGVFKQVLIDSGVGNVLGKMMAASPLPPILLAFIAAAIIRITQGSATVAMITAAGIMSPVVTTLQMHGPVLGLMVVAIAAGASIMSHVNDSGFWLINRYFGLSEKDTLRSWTVAVTLMSLVGFAVVFVLALLIAI